The Brassica oleracea var. oleracea cultivar TO1000 chromosome C6, BOL, whole genome shotgun sequence genome includes a region encoding these proteins:
- the LOC106298416 gene encoding uncharacterized protein LOC106298416, producing the protein MARPNNKHTTINYSHILQKDPSSSSPASYSSVARSNGRMLVLTKPSPKPLKSSVTTPPPKTPDQPISDPDPNQISLRPLGHTGPGSSLSFPARTSEPDKTVAAPAPLSVSPKPDRFVPPHLRPGFVRKVEKPGLASSSIPGLPHQEQQQPWQGYSEYGHTGRPKSGGYIRSDPEYLGRPRSSGNRPGTSG; encoded by the coding sequence ATGGCAAGACCCAACAACAAACACACTACCATTAACTACAGCCACATCCTCCAAAAGGATCCATCTTCTTCCTCCCCTGCTTCTTATTCCTCGGTTGCTCGTTCCAATGGCCGCATGCTCGTCCTCACCAAACCTTCCCCCAAGCCCCTCAAATCTTCCGTCACTACGCCTCCTCCGAAGACTCCGGATCAACCCATCTCTGATCCAGATCCGAATCAGATCTCTCTCCGTCCCTTAGGTCACACCGGACCTGGTTCCTCGCTTTCGTTTCCTGCTCGGACCTCGGAACCGGATAAAACCGTAGCTGCTCCGGCTCCGTTGTCCGTTTCCCCGAAGCCTGACCGGTTTGTCCCTCCGCATCTTAGGCCAGGGTTTGTTCGGAAAGTCGAGAAACCTGGACTCGCTTCTTCTTCGATTCCGGGATTGCCTCACCAGGAACAGCAACAGCCGTGGCAGGGGTATTCCGAGTATGGACACACCGGGCGACCCAAATCGGGCGGGTATATTCGATCCGATCCAGAATACTTGGGTCGACCAAGGTCTAGCGGGAACCGACCCGGCACCTCTGGATGA